In Edaphobacter aggregans, the sequence CAGGAATTGGTCAGGTTTCTCTTTGGCGACAATAGCTTTCCCCAAGGCGTGTTTCTCATGACAGGGACGGGCGTCGTTCCCGCGGATGACTTCACGCTCACAAGCGGAGACATTGTCTGTATCAATATTGATGGAATCGGAACGCTTGAGAATTACGTCGCATAGTGCTGTTTGGGTCTGACCTGCCGCAACGCTTCGGGCGAAGACACAAGACCGTATCCATTGGTGCGAAGTTCGCTACAATTCCGTGGCAATTTTCACATTGACAGAGCTACATAAGGGTTAGACAATCCTCCCATTGTAAAAACGGGCCCCGGATAGATTCCGTTGGCACCATCCTCCCTCGACGGTTTCTTCAAAATTTGCTCTTTCTCGCAGCCCTGCGCGCATTTTTCTAGCGTGGCCATGACGACATGTGAGAACGAAAACTGTAGGAGGAAAGCGCAATGAAATCTGTATCTTTTCTGCGCATCATCGTCGCCGTTGCATGCACTGTAACAGCCACTTCTAACATGTACGCCCAGACGAATTCCATCCTGCTCTTTGGCCCAACGAACGTTCGCCAATCCACCAACGGTACGGGATTCGGCGCGAATCAGGTGGTCTTCAACAGCTCGACTCTGGCCCTGAACTGCGGCTCTTCGCCCATTCGGGCCGTGCTCTCCTCTACTCCCGATGGCACAGGAAATGTTCTCGCCGATAACTTCGTTAACCTGACGGTTACGACAAGCAGCGGTTCCAGCGGCCCAGTGAATGTTTGCCGTGGTGGGTCTTCCGACTCCACACCGGACGGAATTCAGCTTGATTGCTTCACCCCCGGCTACCAGATTCCGGCTGGGCAAGGTAATCTCACCGGGCAGAATCCTGATACCTTTACAAGCACTGGCGGAGTCGCTCCCATCGATATCAGCAGCAGTCTTCAGCCCGGCTCCATACAGATAAAGATTGACCTGGTCGACACAGGCTCATTCCTGGCGAGTTCGACCCTTTATCTGGATACAAGCTGCACGCAAGCAGGTGTCACAGGTCCAGCCAAGGTCACCGGCAACCCCATTCCACAAAACAACCCTCCGGCTTCAGCGCTGACCCAGAATTTCCCATTTGACTCCTCCACAAACCAGCAGGTTCAATTCACCTATGACTTATCCGTAGCGCAGGGCGCAGGCAGTCTTGCGATTACAGACGGCACGATCCCAAATACCGCGGATCTACCCATCGATCCTTTATCGTTCCAGCCTGTCTGGGTTCCCGGCACGTCATTTGCTACCTCAAGTTGCCTGATCCACACCGGCGAACTGTTGCCAAATGGCCAGCCAGCTTGCAAGCTCTTCACGCTGGAGTGTCAGGTTGGCGCCAGTTCCAGTGAGAGTGGCGCCTTCTGCCCCCTATCAAAGCTTCGTAACGAGATCTTCGAAGACATATTCGACGGCCCCAGCTTCACTCTTCCTGACATCACTCTTCCAAACGGCCCAACCTTCCATCAAGGCGTCGGCTTCCTGATGGCCAAGGAAGGGTGGACCGGAGGCCCCTGCATCTTCGATCCTGCAGCAGGCCTCGGCACGGAACTCTGTCCACAAAACCTGCTAACAGATTTCTCAGGACCGGGGCTCTATGCCTTGTCTGGAACCGGTGATCACCCCAATTCAACCTTCATCCCCGTGGCAGGCGTTCCAGAGGATCTGACCACCGTCACTGTTGAAGGCCAGCACCCTGGTGGATGGATCAACAGCCAGACTCCTACGGTAGATTTTTCCAGCCAGCCGCCGGACCTCTCCACTCTTGTGCCTGCTCTACCCGGACAAAGCAGCTTTGTGCCAGCGCCTATACAGAGCATCACTTACGGCACAGCTCTTGCCTCAGCCGTTCCTCAACCCTCTCCAAAACTGCCCATCGCCACCGATACTGTTCTGACAAATTCTGTCTCCTGCCCAACGTCGGCCGCACCCACCACGCCTGCGGCTTCTGTCTTCACTGCGTCTTCACAAATCTCCTTTCCTACAGACGGCCAGTATCTCCTTCACTATTTCGCCCAGGACTGCGCCGGAACCGAAGAGCTCAAATTCACTCAGGACGCAAACTTCAGCTGGTCGACGTCTTTTTACACGGTCCCAATCAACATAGACACCGTGGCTCCCACCGTATCCAGCCTGAAGTTTTCTCTCGCACCGTCCACCAATAGCGGGGTTGCGAACTCCTACACGCTGGGCGAGCAAGTCACCGTGACGTATAGCTGTAAGGACGACCGGTCCGGAATCGTCACGTGCGGCACAGCAACCTTTGCCCCGGGAACCACCTTGAACACCGGCCCCATTACCAACACGGTGGATACCTCAAGCCCCGGTATCAAGACGTTTCTCGCCAACGTAGTCGACGCCGCTGGAAATCACACGTCTGCTTCGGCAACATACCAGGTCGTTGCTCCCGCGGTAAATCTTGTCATAGCTAAAGTCGCACCGCTCCTGGTACGTCACAATGACTCGTTTACGTATGACATCGCTGCGGCCAATCTCGGCGACACCACGGCCTCAAAGGTTGTCGTGACCGACCCACTCCCTGCCGGCGTCACATTCCTCAGCGCCACCGCACAGGTCTTTGCCTGCGACTTGAGAGGTTGCACAATCCCCTCAGCGAATGCCCACTGCTCGTTTGCGAGCAATACTGTCAGCTGTGATGCAAATACACTAGCTCCTTCGAAATTGTTACGCTTCTCCGCGCTGGTCATTCAGATTGTCGTTCGAGCCGACGCATCCAAAGGAACGGTGATAAAGAATACCGCGAGTGTAAGTAGCGCCAATCCCGATTCGCACCCGGGCAACAACCAGTCGACAGCAAGCACACTGGTACGGTGACTCGCTTGGGCAAGGCAGTGAAAGTACTTACATCTTCCACTGCCTTGCGTCATCATAGATCGTCTTGAGATCGGCGCGATGCAGAACGTTCTCTGCGCCGGGATCCGCTCGAATTGCATCGAGCAACCGTAAGGTCTCGCCGTAGTAGTACGAACTGCGCCCCTTCTCCGCAGTACCGCGGAGTCTCATCGACGTACCCAGCAGATAGTTGATTCTGGCCGAATCGAGCCGCGTTCCGGCCTTCTCCGATCGAACTAAGCTCTGCTCCAGATCGCGCTCGGCCTTAGCATAATCTCCGGTATCGACTTCAGCTTGAGCGTTCGCGATCGCGCGTTGCAGCGACAGATAAGCGTTCGCCGTGTCACTCGAATTCAGTGGCCGTAACATGCCGAGCGCTTCTTTCGGATGATCCTGGGCCATCGCCATTCTTGCCACATTCAATTTTGACAACACAAGCGTGTCATTATCCTTGGCGTGGGCACTCAACGCCAGGGCTGATTTGTAGAACTGATCGGCGCTTTTAATATCTCCTCGATAGAACGCCACATCGCCTCTTGTATTCAAAATCTGCGCTATCAGCGCATCGTTCTTCACCTCACGCGCAATGGCCTCCGCCTCATCCAAGGGCTTGGAAGATTCGTCTCCTCTGCCGGCCCTTGCCAGAGCGCCAGCCAGATCATTCAGAAGTATCGCCATATCGCTGCCATGTTCTCCACGGTCACGTAAAGTTTTCGTGCTCTCCTGCATCGATTTCACCGCCGCTCCGAACCGTCCCTGGTATTCAAATACCAGACCGATCTGGTGCGACAGCAGAGCCGTTTGACGAGCATCCCCAACCTGACGAGAGAGCTCCAACCCCCGCATCAACGATGTGAGTGCAGCATCGTACTGGCCTGTCTGGGTGTAGGCCTCGGCCAGCCCCCCCAGCGTCTCCGAGATACGTGCGGAAACACCCAACTTCTCCCGCAACTGCAAAGCCTGCTGGTAGTACGTGAAGGCATTGTCGGTATCGCTCTTGGCCAGGTACACATCAGCAATGTTGTACAGACAAAGGGCTTCGTAGTTCTGGTCGCCAGTCTCCCGCTGGATCTGTAGCGCTTCCTTGTACCTCTGGAGCGCCTGATCGTACTCCCCGCGATCCTGGTAGACGACGCCTATGTCGACCAGGGTGTCCCCGGCCTCCTTCTTCATCCCGATCTCGCGCAGCAGCGCCAACGCTTTATTGAAGTCAGTCAGCGCAACGTCCGTATTCCCTCTCTGCGCCTGGAGATTCGCTACTTCGGCCAGTGCAGCGGCCACTCCCCGCTTCTGACCGATCTTCTCGTTGATCGCAATCGACTCTTCGAAATTGCGAAGAGCCTCCTCCGGATTATTCAGCTTCTTGTACGAAATTCCCATGGAAAGCAATATCAGCGCCTTCTGTTCCTGGTTGTCTACCTGGGTCGCCAGATTCAATCCTTTGCTGAGCGAATCAAGCGCGGCTTGAGGATTTCCGAAAAATAAAGCCTCCACGACTCCCATCTGCCAGAGCGCTTTGATGTTC encodes:
- a CDS encoding DUF11 domain-containing protein, yielding MKSVSFLRIIVAVACTVTATSNMYAQTNSILLFGPTNVRQSTNGTGFGANQVVFNSSTLALNCGSSPIRAVLSSTPDGTGNVLADNFVNLTVTTSSGSSGPVNVCRGGSSDSTPDGIQLDCFTPGYQIPAGQGNLTGQNPDTFTSTGGVAPIDISSSLQPGSIQIKIDLVDTGSFLASSTLYLDTSCTQAGVTGPAKVTGNPIPQNNPPASALTQNFPFDSSTNQQVQFTYDLSVAQGAGSLAITDGTIPNTADLPIDPLSFQPVWVPGTSFATSSCLIHTGELLPNGQPACKLFTLECQVGASSSESGAFCPLSKLRNEIFEDIFDGPSFTLPDITLPNGPTFHQGVGFLMAKEGWTGGPCIFDPAAGLGTELCPQNLLTDFSGPGLYALSGTGDHPNSTFIPVAGVPEDLTTVTVEGQHPGGWINSQTPTVDFSSQPPDLSTLVPALPGQSSFVPAPIQSITYGTALASAVPQPSPKLPIATDTVLTNSVSCPTSAAPTTPAASVFTASSQISFPTDGQYLLHYFAQDCAGTEELKFTQDANFSWSTSFYTVPINIDTVAPTVSSLKFSLAPSTNSGVANSYTLGEQVTVTYSCKDDRSGIVTCGTATFAPGTTLNTGPITNTVDTSSPGIKTFLANVVDAAGNHTSASATYQVVAPAVNLVIAKVAPLLVRHNDSFTYDIAAANLGDTTASKVVVTDPLPAGVTFLSATAQVFACDLRGCTIPSANAHCSFASNTVSCDANTLAPSKLLRFSALVIQIVVRADASKGTVIKNTASVSSANPDSHPGNNQSTASTLVR